One window from the genome of Oceanisphaera sp. IT1-181 encodes:
- a CDS encoding translation initiation factor — protein sequence MNNLVYSTDPNWQDPADKANQAESLFPDDGVLRLRRETKGRKGAGVVCIYGASSAQVGDLAKQLKKQLGTGGAIKKGVIEIQGDRLPQIEAFLLKSGFKVKKVGG from the coding sequence GTGAATAACTTGGTTTACAGTACAGATCCTAATTGGCAAGACCCCGCAGATAAAGCCAATCAGGCTGAATCTTTATTTCCGGATGACGGCGTATTGCGTCTGCGTCGCGAAACCAAAGGCCGCAAAGGTGCCGGCGTGGTCTGCATTTACGGCGCATCAAGTGCCCAAGTGGGAGACTTGGCCAAGCAGCTTAAAAAGCAGCTAGGTACGGGGGGAGCCATCAAGAAAGGCGTGATTGAGATTCAAGGGGATCGCCTGCCGCAAATTGAGGCCTTCTTGCTCAAAAGCGGTTTTAAAGTCAAAAAAGTCGGTGGTTAG
- a CDS encoding TRAP transporter permease: MSEKQLSVEELIAQDVGARSPKGLMAKVSAGLALLWSLFQLWIASPLPFIVGVGIFNSTEQRSIHLAFALLLTFLVFPALKSSPRDRVPFLDIALGLIAAASAAYLFIFYQELSQRPGTLTTADLVTSCIGIVLLLEATRRALGPPLAIIALIFLAYSLAGPYMPSLLAHRGVTFSALANHQWITTEGVFGIALGVSTSFVFLFVLFGALLERAGAGHYFIQLAFSLLGHMRGGPAKAAVVASGLTGMISGSSIANVVTTGTFTIPMMKRTGFSAEKAGAIEVASSVNGQIMPPVMGAAAFLMVEYIGMPYVDIIKHAFLPATISYIALLYIVHLESMKLGLQPIGGRVPKPWLRRLTGFAFGAALISGLSLAVYYGLGWLKPVLGQHVLPGVGILLAIAYLGLLKVAASVAPLPPEDPNATLDTLPETRAVLLSGLHFLLPVVVLVWCLMVERLSPGLSAFWGSMMLVTILLTQRPLLSLMRRDRNHDDGNFMDGLVDLREALLAGARNMIGIGIATAAAGLIVGAVSQTGVGLVLADLVELLSMGNLLLMLLLVAVFSLVLGMGLPTTANYIVVSSLLAPVVVTLGQQNGLIVPLIAVHMFVFYFGIMADVTPPVGLASFAAAAVSKGDPIKTGITAFYYSLRTAALPFLFIFNTDLLLIDVSFWHGVLVFIIATAAMLIFAAGTQGYFLVRSRWYEGVLLLLVAFTLFRPGFWMDMLHDPYREVPPAQFEQTLGDLQADSKMRLRIQGQDAVGDIKEFSVLLPVPSGDTSAERLEKLGLMLYEQDGKVLIDSVSFASPAADAGLDFDQQIMLVLAPTERWLKELIWIPGFLILALVVWLQRRRQPKVKERHPLTNTLQ, from the coding sequence ATGTCAGAAAAACAATTGTCCGTAGAGGAGCTGATCGCCCAAGATGTGGGTGCCCGCTCGCCCAAAGGCCTGATGGCTAAAGTGAGTGCCGGACTCGCCTTACTCTGGTCTCTGTTCCAGTTATGGATTGCCTCACCGCTGCCGTTTATCGTCGGCGTTGGCATTTTTAACAGTACCGAACAGCGTTCCATCCACTTGGCGTTTGCCCTACTACTGACGTTTTTAGTCTTTCCTGCGCTTAAATCTTCTCCGCGCGATAGAGTGCCATTCCTCGATATTGCTCTTGGCCTGATTGCTGCGGCCAGTGCAGCTTATTTGTTTATCTTTTATCAAGAATTATCCCAACGACCCGGTACCTTAACCACCGCCGATTTAGTGACCTCTTGTATAGGCATAGTTCTATTATTAGAAGCCACCCGCCGAGCGCTGGGTCCGCCATTAGCCATTATTGCGCTGATATTTTTAGCTTACAGTTTAGCCGGTCCTTATATGCCGAGCCTGTTGGCCCACAGAGGCGTGACCTTTAGTGCGTTGGCCAACCATCAGTGGATCACCACCGAGGGTGTATTTGGTATCGCGCTGGGTGTGTCGACCAGCTTCGTGTTTTTATTCGTGTTATTTGGCGCCCTGTTAGAACGTGCAGGGGCCGGCCATTACTTTATTCAATTGGCCTTTAGCTTATTGGGTCATATGCGTGGCGGCCCTGCCAAAGCGGCGGTCGTGGCGTCGGGGTTAACCGGCATGATCTCCGGCTCCTCCATTGCCAACGTGGTTACCACAGGCACCTTTACAATTCCTATGATGAAGCGCACCGGTTTTTCGGCAGAAAAAGCCGGCGCGATAGAAGTCGCTTCCTCGGTGAATGGCCAAATTATGCCGCCGGTAATGGGTGCCGCCGCCTTCTTGATGGTGGAATACATTGGTATGCCCTATGTGGATATCATCAAACACGCCTTCTTACCCGCTACTATCTCTTATATTGCCCTGCTTTATATCGTGCATTTAGAGTCGATGAAGCTCGGCTTACAGCCCATAGGTGGCCGCGTACCTAAGCCTTGGTTGCGTCGCTTAACTGGCTTTGCCTTTGGTGCCGCCTTGATCAGCGGTCTGTCGTTAGCTGTTTATTATGGCTTAGGCTGGCTTAAACCTGTGCTGGGGCAGCATGTGCTGCCTGGAGTCGGGATCTTATTGGCCATCGCCTATTTGGGTCTGCTAAAAGTGGCCGCCAGTGTGGCGCCTTTGCCGCCAGAAGATCCGAACGCTACCCTAGACACACTGCCGGAAACCCGTGCTGTGCTGTTATCCGGGTTGCACTTTTTATTACCGGTGGTGGTCTTGGTGTGGTGCTTGATGGTGGAGCGCTTATCCCCGGGCTTGTCAGCTTTTTGGGGCAGCATGATGCTGGTGACTATCTTACTCACCCAGCGCCCACTGCTTAGCTTGATGCGCCGCGACCGCAATCATGATGACGGCAACTTTATGGATGGCTTGGTGGACTTACGTGAAGCACTCCTTGCCGGTGCACGCAACATGATTGGTATCGGCATTGCCACCGCCGCCGCGGGCTTAATTGTGGGAGCCGTCTCGCAAACCGGTGTGGGCTTGGTATTAGCAGACTTGGTCGAGCTGTTGTCCATGGGCAACCTGCTGCTAATGCTGTTATTAGTCGCCGTATTTAGCTTGGTACTGGGCATGGGGTTACCCACCACCGCCAACTATATAGTGGTGTCCAGCTTGCTAGCGCCAGTCGTGGTTACCTTGGGTCAGCAAAATGGCCTGATAGTACCGCTGATTGCCGTGCATATGTTTGTGTTTTACTTCGGCATTATGGCAGACGTAACGCCGCCGGTGGGCTTGGCTTCCTTTGCCGCCGCCGCTGTTTCAAAAGGCGACCCGATTAAAACCGGTATCACGGCCTTCTATTACAGCCTGCGTACCGCTGCCCTGCCGTTCTTGTTTATCTTTAATACCGACTTGCTGTTGATTGACGTGAGTTTTTGGCATGGGGTGCTGGTCTTTATTATCGCCACCGCCGCCATGCTGATATTTGCCGCAGGTACCCAAGGCTATTTCTTGGTGCGCAGCCGCTGGTATGAAGGTGTACTGTTATTACTGGTGGCCTTTACGCTGTTCCGCCCGGGCTTTTGGATGGACATGCTCCACGACCCTTATCGAGAAGTGCCGCCGGCACAGTTTGAGCAGACACTGGGTGATCTGCAAGCTGACAGTAAAATGCGCCTACGTATCCAAGGGCAAGATGCAGTCGGTGATATTAAGGAATTCAGCGTGCTATTACCTGTGCCCTCGGGTGACACCAGTGCCGAGCGACTCGAAAAGCTGGGCCTAATGCTCTATGAGCAAGACGGCAAAGTATTGATCGATAGCGTCTCATTCGCCAGTCCAGCGGCCGATGCCGGCTTAGACTTTGATCAGCAAATTATGCTGGTCCTCGCACCCACCGAGCGCTGGCTAAAAGAGCTGATATGGATCCCTGGCTTCTTGATACTGGCATTAGTAGTGTGGCTACAGCGCCGCCGCCAACCCAAGGTTAAGGAGCGCCATCCGCTAACTAACACCTTGCAATAA
- the nagB gene encoding glucosamine-6-phosphate deaminase, which translates to MRLIPFTHAAQVCHWAAHHISDRINAFAPTAERPFVLGLPTGSTPLATYKELISLHQAGKVSFRHVVTFNMDEYIGLPADHPQSYRSFMFENFFQHIDILPEHIHIPNGNADDLDAECQKYETAIRQFGGIHLFMGGVGSNGHIAFNEPHSAFDSRTRITELTAETRQDNSRFFDNDLADMPHTAISIGIGTLLDAEEVLLLVTGEHKAEALQAAVEGEVSPLWPISCLRLHERSILVCDEPASRLLSVTPTFADTFADSVSSAITAP; encoded by the coding sequence ATGCGTTTGATACCTTTTACCCACGCAGCACAAGTCTGTCATTGGGCCGCTCATCATATTAGCGACCGCATTAATGCTTTCGCCCCCACTGCCGAGCGCCCATTTGTGTTGGGCCTACCAACCGGCAGCACGCCCTTGGCCACCTATAAAGAACTGATCAGCTTGCATCAGGCGGGTAAAGTCAGCTTTCGTCATGTGGTGACCTTTAACATGGATGAGTACATAGGGTTGCCCGCGGATCATCCGCAAAGCTATCGTAGCTTTATGTTTGAAAACTTTTTTCAACATATTGATATCTTGCCTGAGCATATTCATATCCCTAATGGCAATGCGGATGACCTAGACGCCGAGTGCCAAAAATATGAAACGGCAATTCGCCAATTTGGCGGCATTCATTTATTTATGGGCGGCGTGGGCAGTAATGGCCATATTGCGTTTAACGAACCGCACTCCGCCTTTGACTCACGCACTCGCATTACCGAACTTACCGCAGAAACCCGCCAAGATAATTCGCGATTTTTTGATAACGATTTAGCGGACATGCCCCACACCGCGATCAGCATTGGCATCGGCACCCTGCTTGACGCCGAAGAAGTATTATTACTGGTCACCGGTGAGCATAAAGCCGAAGCACTACAAGCGGCCGTGGAAGGCGAAGTGAGCCCGCTGTGGCCTATTTCTTGTTTACGCTTGCACGAGCGCAGCATTCTTGTTTGCGATGAGCCTGCATCTCGTCTATTAAGTGTTACACCTACGTTTGCCGACACATTTGCCGACAGTGTTTCGTCTGCAATCACCGCGCCTTAA
- a CDS encoding pentapeptide repeat-containing protein — translation MQKIQDGECYVEQTFSRLSFIEGDFSGVEFEDCTFEHCDFSGSTFARGKFIDCTFKHCNLSLMKVPSTRWFGVEFIECKLVGVDWTKADWPVFHLDSELRFKHCILNDASFFGLTLQGLRLDECKCHEMDFREGDFSNSFMTHCDFTNSVFMRTNLQSVDFTESENFNIHVLENKIDNATFSRFAALNLLFSLNIELVD, via the coding sequence GTGCAAAAAATTCAAGACGGCGAGTGCTATGTAGAACAAACGTTTAGCCGTTTATCCTTCATTGAGGGTGATTTTTCAGGTGTGGAATTTGAAGACTGTACCTTTGAGCATTGTGACTTTTCTGGTAGCACTTTTGCTCGTGGCAAGTTTATTGACTGTACCTTTAAGCACTGCAATTTAAGCCTGATGAAGGTGCCGAGCACGCGCTGGTTTGGCGTGGAATTTATTGAGTGTAAATTGGTGGGTGTGGATTGGACCAAAGCCGACTGGCCAGTGTTCCATTTAGACTCAGAGCTGCGTTTTAAACACTGCATCTTAAATGACGCTTCATTTTTTGGTCTTACCTTACAAGGGCTGCGGCTTGATGAATGTAAGTGTCATGAAATGGACTTTAGAGAAGGGGATTTTTCCAACTCTTTCATGACCCACTGTGATTTTACCAACAGTGTATTTATGCGCACTAACCTGCAAAGCGTCGATTTTACTGAGTCAGAAAATTTTAATATCCATGTGTTAGAGAACAAAATCGATAATGCCACCTTCTCCCGCTTCGCCGCGCTCAATCTGTTATTCAGCCTTAATATCGAGTTAGTAGACTGA
- a CDS encoding D-amino acid dehydrogenase has product MRVAIIGGGVIGLTTAYALINKGHSVDLFEQESDVGQATSFANGGQLSYRYVSPLADAGVPLQALGWMFKADAPLRFRPRMSLHQWHWCWRFLLACRHSVNQQNGAHLLRLALYSQSILHDWQQHHGLTDFSWRANGKMVIYRNPANFRHAANKIKADPLQQVLDPEACLAAEPSLAHVASQLAGGIFSAGDEVGDCQLFCQRLLMRLQQNPNFTLHLGQRITEIKLENGQVRSLKIKAGSGAFEQFDVDHLVVAAGMGSLGLLNSVGIKVPLYPLKGYSLTLPVADISTVPNTNVTDYDRKIVYARLDQQLRVAAMVDIGASDSGNHKAKLDAGRIASLRQQAQASFPDAGDFQQATPWAGLRPATPEGTPIIGASAIKNLWLNLGHGSLGFTLACGSAQVLANLINNEVSPIPLTGLQG; this is encoded by the coding sequence ATGCGCGTTGCAATTATCGGCGGTGGCGTGATTGGTTTAACGACCGCCTATGCGTTGATTAATAAAGGCCACAGCGTCGATTTATTTGAACAAGAATCGGACGTCGGCCAAGCCACCAGCTTTGCCAACGGCGGCCAGCTCAGTTATCGCTACGTATCGCCCTTGGCGGATGCCGGAGTGCCCCTGCAAGCCTTAGGCTGGATGTTTAAAGCCGATGCGCCGCTGCGCTTTCGCCCACGCATGAGCCTGCATCAATGGCACTGGTGCTGGCGCTTCTTATTAGCGTGCCGGCACAGTGTTAATCAGCAAAACGGCGCGCACTTATTACGCCTCGCCCTCTATAGCCAGTCGATACTACATGACTGGCAGCAACACCATGGCTTAACTGACTTTTCGTGGCGAGCCAACGGCAAGATGGTGATTTATCGTAATCCCGCCAATTTTCGCCACGCGGCTAACAAGATAAAAGCAGACCCACTACAACAGGTGTTGGATCCCGAAGCCTGTTTGGCCGCTGAGCCTTCGCTGGCACATGTCGCGAGTCAGTTAGCCGGCGGCATTTTTTCGGCCGGTGATGAGGTGGGCGACTGCCAACTCTTTTGTCAGCGGCTATTAATGCGCTTACAACAAAATCCCAACTTTACCTTACATCTGGGTCAGCGGATTACCGAGATCAAGCTAGAGAATGGCCAAGTGCGTAGCCTGAAAATAAAAGCTGGCTCAGGAGCGTTCGAGCAGTTCGATGTAGATCATTTGGTGGTAGCCGCCGGCATGGGTAGCTTAGGACTATTAAACAGTGTGGGCATTAAGGTGCCTTTGTATCCGCTAAAGGGCTACAGCCTAACCTTGCCAGTGGCAGATATAAGTACCGTACCCAACACCAATGTCACCGATTATGACCGCAAGATTGTGTACGCCAGACTCGACCAGCAGCTGCGCGTTGCCGCCATGGTCGATATCGGCGCCAGCGATTCGGGCAATCATAAAGCCAAGCTGGATGCGGGGCGTATTGCCTCATTGCGCCAACAAGCCCAAGCCAGCTTTCCGGATGCGGGAGACTTTCAACAAGCCACGCCTTGGGCCGGTCTCAGACCTGCCACCCCCGAGGGCACACCTATTATTGGCGCCAGTGCCATTAAGAATCTGTGGCTTAATCTCGGTCACGGCAGTTTAGGCTTTACGCTGGCCTGTGGCAGTGCTCAAGTGTTGGCAAATTTGATTAATAATGAAGTAAGCCCCATCCCTTTAACCGGTTTACAAGGCTAA
- a CDS encoding TAXI family TRAP transporter solute-binding subunit produces the protein MENHTMIKLVTGAMTALLLSTQVSAEARYVTIGTGGQTGVYYTAGQSVCRFLNRGADEHDIKCNAPSSAGSVSNIVALQNKDYDFGFIQSDHQYKALEGQAPFDKKPVKNLRAVFSLQSEILTVVVRNDSKINDFDDLKGKRVNIGVPGSGSRDTFDEVMTANGWDKSTFSLAAELKPAEMAAALGDNNLDAITYVVGHPSGAIQEALTTADAKLIPVTGPGIDKLLETASYFTRADIPAGLYPGVDKPIPSIGGKAVLATTEETDPEVVYQLVKSVFDNLDRFKRLHPAFADLKAEDMISAGITAPLHEGAQRYYKEKGWL, from the coding sequence ATGGAGAATCATACGATGATCAAGCTAGTGACGGGCGCCATGACGGCGCTTTTACTGAGCACGCAAGTCAGCGCCGAAGCGCGCTATGTCACCATAGGCACAGGTGGCCAAACCGGTGTGTATTACACCGCAGGTCAGTCTGTATGTCGTTTTCTTAACCGTGGCGCCGATGAGCATGACATTAAATGTAATGCTCCTTCCTCTGCCGGTAGTGTTAGCAACATAGTGGCGTTACAAAACAAAGACTACGACTTTGGTTTTATTCAATCGGATCACCAATACAAGGCGCTAGAAGGCCAGGCTCCGTTTGATAAAAAGCCGGTTAAAAACCTGCGTGCCGTGTTCTCACTGCAAAGTGAAATCCTGACCGTAGTGGTACGTAACGACAGCAAAATTAATGATTTTGACGATCTGAAAGGCAAGCGCGTCAACATTGGCGTCCCGGGCTCAGGTAGCCGCGATACCTTTGATGAAGTCATGACCGCCAATGGTTGGGATAAAAGCACCTTTTCACTGGCAGCTGAGTTAAAGCCAGCCGAAATGGCCGCGGCGTTAGGTGATAACAACCTAGACGCCATTACCTATGTAGTGGGTCACCCGAGTGGTGCCATTCAAGAAGCCCTGACTACGGCAGATGCCAAGCTGATCCCCGTGACTGGCCCTGGCATTGATAAGTTGCTTGAAACAGCGAGCTACTTTACTCGTGCCGATATTCCAGCTGGCCTCTACCCAGGTGTAGATAAGCCTATTCCGTCCATCGGCGGCAAAGCCGTGTTGGCCACCACCGAAGAAACAGATCCAGAAGTGGTGTATCAGTTAGTGAAATCAGTATTTGATAACTTAGATCGCTTCAAACGTTTACACCCAGCGTTTGCGGATCTGAAAGCCGAAGACATGATTTCAGCAGGTATTACCGCGCCGCTGCATGAAGGTGCTCAGCGTTATTATAAAGAGAAAGGCTGGTTATAA
- the uvrB gene encoding excinuclease ABC subunit UvrB, whose amino-acid sequence MSKDFQLVSPYQPAGDQPTAIAQLLGGIEAGLAHQTLLGVTGSGKTFTIANMIATLNRPTMILAPNKTLAAQLYGEMKEYFPHNSVEYFVSYYDYYQPEAYVPTTDTFIEKDASINDHIEQMRLSATKALMERRDVIIVASVSAIYGLGDPQSYLSMMLHLRVGDVLKQRDMLRRLAELQYKRNDAGFQRGTFRVRGEVIDIFPAESDNQAVRVELFDDEIERLSLFDPLTGGVSQTLARFTIYPKTHYVTPREKLLGAIEHIKLELQERKTQLLSSNKLIEEQRISQRTQFDIEMIQELGYCSGIENYSRYLSGRGEGEAPPTLFDYLPGDGLLIIDESHVTVPQIGGMYKGDRSRKETLVEYGFRLPSALDNRPMRFDEFEALMPQTVFVSATPSAYELEKSGDDVAQQVVRPTGLLDPVIEVRPVATQVDDVLSEARLRIAVNERVLVTTLTKRMAEDLAEYLSDHGLKVRYLHSDIDTVERMEIIRDLRLGVFDVLVGINLLREGLDMPEVSLVAILDADKEGFLRSERSLIQTIGRAARNLNGKAILYGDRITRSMGAAINETERRRELQHAFNLEHGITPKGLNKAVTDVLDLDGTKRIGSKRAKDKSLMPEHLPTAKELDKQITELEKVMVTHAQNLEFEQAAATRDRIHALRDQLIRS is encoded by the coding sequence ATGAGCAAAGACTTTCAACTGGTCAGCCCCTACCAGCCTGCCGGCGATCAGCCTACGGCCATTGCCCAGTTGCTAGGTGGGATTGAAGCGGGGCTTGCCCATCAAACTTTGCTCGGCGTTACCGGCTCTGGCAAAACCTTTACCATCGCTAACATGATTGCCACGCTCAATCGACCTACCATGATCTTAGCGCCCAACAAAACCTTGGCGGCCCAGTTGTATGGTGAAATGAAAGAATACTTCCCCCATAACTCGGTGGAGTATTTCGTTTCTTACTACGACTACTATCAGCCCGAAGCCTATGTGCCGACTACCGATACCTTTATCGAAAAAGACGCCTCTATTAACGATCACATAGAACAAATGCGTTTGTCGGCGACTAAAGCACTGATGGAGCGGCGCGACGTGATTATCGTGGCCTCGGTGTCGGCCATTTATGGTTTGGGTGATCCGCAGTCTTATTTAAGCATGATGCTGCATTTACGCGTCGGTGATGTGCTCAAGCAGCGCGATATGCTGCGTCGCTTAGCCGAGCTGCAATATAAGCGCAACGACGCGGGCTTTCAGCGCGGTACTTTTAGGGTGCGCGGTGAGGTGATTGATATTTTCCCCGCCGAGTCTGATAACCAAGCGGTACGGGTCGAGCTATTCGATGATGAGATAGAGCGTTTAAGCTTATTTGATCCCTTAACGGGTGGCGTGTCGCAAACGCTGGCGCGCTTTACTATTTATCCGAAAACTCACTATGTGACGCCGCGGGAAAAACTATTGGGTGCCATCGAACACATTAAGCTCGAGCTGCAAGAGCGCAAGACGCAATTGCTGTCGTCCAATAAGCTGATAGAAGAGCAGCGCATCAGCCAGCGCACTCAATTTGATATCGAAATGATCCAAGAGTTGGGTTATTGCTCAGGCATTGAAAACTACTCGCGTTATTTATCTGGGCGCGGCGAGGGCGAAGCACCGCCTACCTTATTTGATTATTTACCCGGTGATGGTCTGTTGATCATTGATGAGTCCCACGTGACGGTGCCGCAAATTGGTGGCATGTATAAAGGTGACCGATCCCGTAAAGAAACGCTGGTGGAATACGGCTTTCGTCTGCCCTCGGCGCTGGACAACCGACCGATGCGCTTTGATGAATTTGAAGCATTGATGCCGCAAACCGTGTTTGTCTCGGCCACACCGAGCGCCTATGAGCTGGAAAAATCCGGTGACGATGTAGCTCAGCAGGTAGTGAGGCCTACTGGTTTGTTGGATCCTGTGATAGAAGTGCGCCCAGTGGCCACTCAGGTTGATGACGTATTGTCGGAAGCTCGCTTGCGCATTGCCGTGAACGAGCGGGTACTAGTAACCACCTTAACCAAGCGCATGGCCGAAGATTTAGCGGAATATTTATCGGATCACGGTTTAAAGGTGCGCTACTTACACTCGGATATCGATACCGTGGAGCGCATGGAGATCATTCGTGACCTGCGGTTAGGCGTATTTGACGTGCTGGTGGGCATTAACTTACTGCGCGAAGGGCTGGATATGCCAGAAGTGTCCTTGGTGGCGATTTTGGATGCGGATAAAGAAGGCTTCTTACGCTCGGAGCGCTCGCTTATTCAGACCATAGGCCGGGCTGCGCGTAACTTAAACGGCAAGGCCATTCTCTACGGCGACAGAATTACCCGCTCTATGGGTGCTGCCATCAATGAAACCGAGCGCCGTCGCGAGCTGCAGCACGCCTTTAACCTAGAGCATGGCATTACGCCTAAAGGCCTAAACAAAGCGGTGACCGACGTGTTGGACTTAGACGGCACCAAGCGTATCGGCTCTAAGCGTGCCAAAGATAAGAGTCTCATGCCTGAGCATCTGCCTACCGCCAAAGAGCTGGATAAACAGATCACCGAGCTTGAAAAAGTCATGGTGACTCACGCGCAAAACCTGGAGTTTGAACAAGCCGCCGCGACCCGCGACCGCATTCACGCCCTGCGCGATCAACTAATTCGCAGCTAA
- the nagA gene encoding N-acetylglucosamine-6-phosphate deacetylase, translating into MFALTECRIFTGEAWLEQQAIIINNGRIQALLPEKTLDPALPRIPLQGALISAGFIDLQLNGCGGVMFNSDISTATLAHMQRTNLASGTTSFLPTLITSPDSDIRAALSVTREYMRGHAHQVLGLHLEGPYLNVVRKGIHPAAQVRALDTDMLDFLCQQSDVLTKITLAPECHSPQHIRQLVAAGIKVAIGHTAASFEQAKASFAAGISFATHLYNAMTPTANGRTPGVVGAIYDNDSIYAGIIADGFHVHGANIRLAHKIMGARLCLVTDATAAAGAPASLTEFDFCSTTVRIKDGQCLDEQGTLGGSALTMIEGVRYLVNTVGISLEEALCMASLNPAKAIGRERDLGAIAVGKVANLVILSEQLSVLNTVVNGQFTNLPDALIGHLDNE; encoded by the coding sequence ATGTTTGCGCTGACTGAGTGTCGTATTTTTACCGGTGAAGCTTGGCTTGAGCAGCAGGCCATTATTATTAATAACGGCCGCATTCAGGCGCTGCTGCCGGAGAAGACTTTAGATCCCGCGCTGCCCCGCATCCCACTGCAGGGAGCGCTGATAAGTGCAGGTTTTATTGACCTGCAACTTAATGGTTGTGGCGGTGTGATGTTTAACAGTGACATTAGCACTGCCACTTTGGCGCACATGCAGCGCACGAATTTAGCCTCGGGCACCACCAGCTTTTTGCCTACCCTGATCACCAGCCCAGACTCAGACATACGGGCGGCGCTCAGTGTCACTCGTGAATATATGCGGGGCCATGCCCATCAAGTGCTCGGCTTGCACCTTGAAGGTCCCTATCTGAATGTGGTGCGCAAGGGCATACACCCCGCTGCACAAGTGCGGGCACTGGACACTGACATGCTGGATTTTTTGTGCCAGCAGTCAGATGTACTCACCAAAATCACCTTGGCGCCGGAGTGCCATTCGCCCCAGCATATCCGCCAATTGGTGGCGGCGGGCATTAAAGTGGCTATCGGTCATACTGCCGCCAGCTTTGAGCAAGCTAAAGCCAGCTTTGCTGCCGGTATTAGCTTTGCCACCCATCTGTATAACGCCATGACGCCCACGGCTAACGGCCGCACACCGGGTGTGGTGGGTGCTATTTACGATAATGACTCTATTTACGCCGGTATTATTGCGGATGGCTTTCATGTGCACGGGGCTAATATCCGCTTGGCCCATAAAATAATGGGTGCGCGCTTATGTTTGGTGACCGATGCTACTGCCGCCGCCGGTGCGCCGGCTTCGCTTACTGAGTTTGATTTTTGTAGCACGACAGTGCGCATTAAAGACGGCCAATGCCTAGATGAACAGGGCACGCTGGGCGGCTCGGCGCTGACCATGATTGAAGGTGTGCGCTATTTGGTAAATACCGTGGGAATTTCCTTGGAGGAGGCCTTGTGTATGGCAAGCTTAAACCCCGCTAAAGCCATAGGCCGTGAACGCGACTTAGGCGCTATTGCGGTGGGCAAAGTGGCCAATCTGGTGATCCTTAGCGAGCAGCTGTCGGTATTAAACACAGTGGTGAATGGCCAGTTTACCAACTTACCCGATGCGCTTATCGGCCATCTGGACAATGAATGA
- a CDS encoding LysR substrate-binding domain-containing protein: MQLGHIALFQAVLQTGSLTAAADLLHISQPAASKRLQQAERALGFALFHRERGRLVPTRQGLILQGPTERLAADLQRLTQLAYSLRPQQQTGVSVICTPTLAHSVLPLSLVAWRALYPDVDCSLATEHTHALAAALVAGQADLGLTLQRIAHPGLQCEVLAQGQMQAIAPAGFWSVSEAGLPLQLASLGGLNMIGLDDKDGLGALLESHLRTLEQPVKISTRVQTYQLARHMVAAGQGVAIVDPFTGLAGSSEVMQASAAIQTRPLSPPLFVTLYSVTRTDQTLTEAQQALLSELQRTAQTLLA; this comes from the coding sequence ATGCAGTTAGGCCACATCGCCTTGTTTCAAGCGGTATTACAAACCGGTAGCTTAACTGCCGCCGCCGACTTGCTGCATATCTCACAGCCGGCAGCCAGCAAGCGCTTACAACAAGCGGAGCGAGCATTAGGTTTTGCGTTATTTCATCGGGAGCGGGGCCGCTTAGTGCCCACACGCCAAGGGCTGATCCTGCAAGGGCCCACCGAGCGCTTGGCCGCCGATTTACAGCGCCTTACCCAATTGGCGTACAGCCTGCGCCCACAGCAGCAAACCGGAGTGAGCGTGATCTGTACTCCTACCTTGGCGCACAGCGTATTACCGTTATCCTTAGTGGCGTGGCGCGCCTTATATCCGGATGTGGACTGTAGCTTGGCGACAGAGCATACCCACGCCTTGGCGGCGGCTTTGGTGGCAGGGCAGGCGGATCTGGGGCTAACGTTGCAACGTATTGCGCATCCTGGATTACAGTGTGAGGTATTAGCACAAGGTCAGATGCAGGCGATAGCCCCCGCCGGCTTTTGGAGTGTGAGTGAGGCAGGCTTACCGCTGCAGTTGGCCAGCCTTGGCGGGCTGAATATGATAGGGCTGGATGATAAAGACGGTTTAGGTGCCTTGTTAGAAAGCCACTTACGCACGCTGGAGCAGCCGGTAAAAATCAGCACTCGCGTGCAAACCTATCAACTGGCGCGCCACATGGTGGCGGCGGGGCAGGGCGTGGCCATCGTTGACCCTTTCACCGGCTTAGCGGGGTCGAGCGAGGTCATGCAAGCAAGTGCAGCCATACAAACGCGGCCCCTCAGCCCGCCTTTATTCGTAACCTTATATAGCGTAACCCGCACCGATCAGACGCTGACCGAGGCTCAACAGGCATTATTGAGTGAATTGCAGCGCACGGCGCAGACTCTGTTAGCCTAA